In a single window of the Methanobrevibacter olleyae genome:
- the pfdA gene encoding prefoldin subunit alpha — MEDQQKLQQILAQLEVYKSQSDLYQNQIDAVQTSLAEIRILESTLDDINDKDTIETLVPLGAGSFINAEIKNEDKVIMSLGSGVAVSKTFEEAKQTTAEQKKELENTLDKLFADLQQITDIVAQLSPQAEQLMQKLQSQGMM; from the coding sequence ATGGAAGACCAGCAAAAATTACAACAAATTTTAGCTCAACTTGAAGTTTACAAATCCCAATCTGATTTATATCAAAATCAAATCGATGCAGTTCAAACTTCACTTGCTGAAATTAGAATTTTAGAATCTACATTAGATGATATTAATGATAAAGACACCATTGAGACTTTAGTTCCTCTTGGTGCTGGCTCCTTCATTAATGCAGAGATTAAAAATGAAGATAAAGTTATTATGAGTCTTGGTTCTGGTGTAGCAGTATCTAAAACTTTTGAAGAGGCTAAACAAACTACTGCTGAACAGAAAAAAGAGCTTGAAAATACCTTAGATAAATTGTTTGCAGATTTACAACAAATCACTGATATTGTAGCTCAGCTTTCTCCTCAAGCTGAACAGTTGATGCAAAAGCTTCAATCTCAAGGAATGATGTAG
- a CDS encoding thiamine pyrophosphate-binding protein — MNTAEVLIKLLEEDGVKHIFGHPGEQILPFYNALKGSSIEHILTRHEQGAVHSADAYARSSANYGLCISTAGPGAMNLVMGVATAFKDSVPLLVITGDNDYSKKDEDIFQNSPINDVYENITIKSFHPSSAKLAIFNLIESLIILHKKPKGPVHINLSKDILLEDIDLSLENIKLKDIVDSFDYNIFSNIDLNLDCFDEGVSGIGDFYDLLAIFDKYFIYHDGELIYNGGAYGNSNDFSKNALKDVGNNINLAIEKVKLSEKPLVIAGNGIVWGKAIEKLSAFLTKTQFPIATTFHSKGIISEYDKLNLGIVGLRGTSLANYAYKSSDCILVLGAKLSERTIAACDLETVKDKIIHVNIDGDCLKGNINLSMDVSEFLNFLSSELEDYKVDSEWIDEIYFNYEELVIDGIEDVEENFNPLRPPYVINKIIDAFEGSYFLSDAGTHTTWTTLLSKNDKFGKLLFSGGFGPMGYGLGGSIGVAIAHPDNQVVVICGDGDIQMLIQELATVKEYDLNISIFIINNSQLGIIRQWEETIYNIEKYQVDLINPDFVKLANAYGIDSMKVESKEDLESAIDKSLNSNKAFLVDVFVCEENIPLPK, encoded by the coding sequence ATGAATACTGCAGAGGTATTAATCAAATTACTTGAAGAAGATGGTGTTAAACATATATTCGGGCACCCTGGAGAACAGATACTTCCTTTTTACAATGCTTTAAAAGGCTCTTCAATTGAACATATTCTTACAAGGCATGAACAAGGGGCAGTGCATTCAGCAGATGCCTATGCTCGTTCATCCGCTAATTATGGTTTATGTATTTCTACTGCAGGTCCAGGTGCTATGAATTTAGTTATGGGAGTTGCCACTGCTTTTAAAGATTCAGTACCTCTTCTTGTAATTACTGGAGATAACGATTATTCTAAAAAGGATGAGGACATTTTTCAAAATTCCCCAATTAATGATGTTTATGAAAATATCACTATCAAGAGCTTTCATCCGTCTTCAGCTAAATTAGCTATTTTCAATTTAATCGAGTCTTTGATTATACTTCACAAAAAGCCTAAAGGGCCGGTTCATATTAATCTTTCTAAAGATATTCTTCTTGAAGATATCGATTTAAGTTTAGAGAATATTAAATTAAAGGATATAGTTGATTCTTTTGATTATAATATCTTTAGTAATATAGATTTAAATCTTGATTGTTTTGATGAAGGAGTTTCTGGTATTGGTGATTTTTATGATTTACTAGCTATCTTTGATAAGTATTTCATTTATCATGATGGTGAATTGATCTATAATGGTGGTGCTTATGGAAATTCTAATGATTTTTCAAAAAATGCACTAAAAGATGTAGGTAACAATATTAACTTAGCTATTGAAAAAGTTAAGCTTTCAGAAAAACCATTAGTCATTGCAGGAAATGGCATAGTTTGGGGTAAAGCTATTGAAAAATTAAGCGCTTTTCTAACTAAAACACAGTTTCCTATTGCCACAACTTTTCACTCTAAAGGAATCATTAGTGAATACGATAAATTGAACCTTGGTATTGTAGGTCTTAGAGGAACTTCACTAGCAAATTATGCTTATAAAAGCTCGGATTGTATTTTAGTTTTAGGTGCAAAATTATCTGAAAGAACAATTGCAGCTTGTGATTTAGAAACTGTTAAAGATAAAATCATTCATGTAAATATTGATGGTGATTGCCTTAAAGGTAATATCAATCTTTCTATGGATGTTTCAGAGTTTTTAAATTTCTTATCATCTGAACTTGAAGATTATAAAGTTGATTCTGAGTGGATTGATGAAATCTATTTTAATTATGAGGAATTGGTTATTGATGGAATTGAAGATGTGGAGGAAAACTTTAATCCATTAAGGCCCCCTTATGTAATTAATAAAATTATTGATGCATTTGAAGGCAGTTATTTTTTATCAGATGCCGGAACTCACACTACTTGGACAACATTACTTTCAAAAAATGATAAATTTGGAAAGCTTTTATTTTCAGGAGGATTTGGGCCAATGGGTTATGGTTTAGGGGGATCTATTGGCGTAGCTATTGCCCATCCAGATAATCAAGTTGTTGTTATTTGTGGAGATGGGGATATTCAGATGCTTATTCAAGAATTGGCTACTGTTAAAGAATATGATTTAAATATATCTATTTTTATTATAAATAATTCTCAATTAGGCATTATTCGCCAATGGGAAGAAACTATTTATAATATTGAAAAGTATCAGGTAGATTTAATAAATCCTGATTTTGTAAAATTAGCTAATGCTTATGGCATTGATTCTATGAAAGTGGAATCTAAGGAAGATCTTGAATCAGCTATTGATAAATCCTTAAATTCAAATAAAGCATTTTTAGTTGATGTTTTTGTTTGTGAAGAGAATATTCCTCTGCCTAAATAG
- a CDS encoding translation initiation factor IF-6: protein MLKRINLTGNPNLGVYISVNDEVAIVPFNLPSEMESVMKEALEVDLIRTSIAGCNLNGVLSTGNSNGFLVSPHASDKEIGTLEDAGINVARLPGKYTAVGNILAVNDYGAIAGPNIKEETIKVVEDTLKVPVEIYQFADSKIVGSASIVTNKGALLHRDTLSDELGFVEEFFKVEGNIGTVCKGMPLVGACGIANSNGVMVGEHTTGPEMARIEEALGFLDFGDF from the coding sequence ATGCTTAAAAGAATAAATTTAACTGGAAACCCTAATTTAGGAGTTTACATATCTGTTAATGATGAAGTAGCTATTGTTCCTTTTAATCTTCCTAGTGAAATGGAATCTGTGATGAAAGAAGCACTTGAAGTAGACCTTATAAGAACATCTATTGCAGGATGTAATTTAAATGGAGTATTATCCACTGGAAATTCTAATGGATTTCTTGTTTCTCCTCATGCAAGTGATAAAGAAATAGGAACATTAGAAGATGCAGGAATTAATGTTGCAAGACTTCCTGGAAAATATACTGCAGTAGGTAATATTCTTGCAGTAAATGATTATGGTGCTATAGCAGGTCCAAATATTAAGGAAGAAACTATTAAAGTCGTTGAAGATACTTTAAAAGTACCTGTTGAAATTTATCAATTTGCTGATTCTAAAATAGTTGGCTCAGCAAGTATAGTTACTAATAAAGGTGCTCTTTTACATAGAGATACTTTATCTGATGAACTTGGATTTGTTGAAGAGTTCTTTAAAGTTGAAGGAAATATTGGAACCGTATGTAAAGGTATGCCTCTTGTAGGTGCATGTGGTATTGCAAATTCTAACGGTGTTATGGTTGGTGAACATACTACAGGTCCTGAAATGGCTAGAATCGAAGAAGCTTTAGGCTTTTTAGATTTCGGTGATTTTTAA
- the ftsY gene encoding signal recognition particle-docking protein FtsY, whose amino-acid sequence MFDSLKKKFAETSGKLRNKVEDEAKEENNVESIEESSEYAFDEAEELEDIEELFEEKIPKEESFDDDSKEISEEKSNFFSFLKRDKKEGSEEELSEGIEEASELESLSKELSAEDLIEESEKDEGEVYEGSSEDSGNEEVYEDSIEDSGEKVDKGSKKSRRSLFRRSKKEQSGDGDRKGKSSGFLSFIKEKSISEDDVEDILFELELGLLEADVAMDVSSVVVESVKNDLVGQKIKRSSDIEEYIYEALKKAVSNIIDIEGKSMTELLEEKVSQGEPLIVMLVGINGTGKTTTIGKLSNYYIKKGYTPVIAASDTFRAGAIEQIAYHADKLGVKLIKHEKGSDPAAIAFDAVQHAKAKGKELVLIDTAGRMQTNTNLMDEMKKIRRVSKPDLVVFVGDALTGNDATEQARKFNEAIDIDGVILTKADADSKGGAALSVGYIIKKPILFLGMGQSFDDIKEYDADWMLEQIFS is encoded by the coding sequence TTGTTTGATTCATTAAAGAAAAAATTTGCTGAAACAAGTGGTAAATTAAGAAATAAAGTTGAAGATGAAGCTAAAGAAGAAAATAATGTAGAATCAATCGAAGAATCTAGTGAATATGCTTTTGATGAAGCTGAAGAATTAGAAGACATTGAAGAGCTTTTTGAAGAAAAAATTCCTAAAGAAGAATCCTTTGATGATGATTCGAAGGAAATTTCAGAAGAAAAATCAAATTTCTTTTCTTTTTTAAAAAGAGATAAAAAAGAAGGTTCTGAAGAGGAATTAAGTGAAGGGATAGAAGAGGCTTCTGAACTTGAAAGTCTATCTAAAGAGCTATCTGCTGAGGATTTAATAGAAGAATCTGAAAAAGATGAAGGGGAAGTATATGAAGGTTCTAGTGAAGATAGTGGAAATGAAGAAGTATATGAAGATTCTATTGAAGATAGTGGAGAAAAAGTAGATAAAGGCTCTAAAAAATCTAGACGTTCTTTATTTAGACGAAGTAAGAAAGAACAATCTGGTGATGGGGATAGAAAAGGAAAATCTAGTGGATTTTTATCATTTATTAAAGAAAAATCAATTTCTGAAGATGATGTAGAGGATATTCTTTTTGAATTAGAGCTAGGTCTTCTAGAAGCGGATGTTGCAATGGACGTTTCAAGTGTTGTTGTTGAATCTGTTAAAAATGATTTGGTTGGTCAAAAAATCAAAAGAAGTAGTGATATTGAAGAGTATATTTATGAAGCTCTTAAAAAAGCAGTATCTAATATTATTGATATTGAAGGTAAATCAATGACAGAGTTACTTGAAGAGAAAGTTTCTCAAGGAGAACCTCTTATTGTAATGCTTGTAGGTATTAATGGTACTGGTAAAACTACCACTATTGGAAAATTGTCTAATTATTATATTAAAAAAGGTTATACTCCAGTTATTGCGGCATCAGATACATTTAGGGCAGGAGCTATTGAGCAAATAGCTTATCATGCAGATAAATTAGGTGTTAAATTAATTAAACATGAAAAAGGATCTGACCCTGCAGCTATAGCATTTGATGCGGTTCAGCATGCTAAGGCTAAAGGTAAAGAGCTTGTTTTAATCGATACTGCTGGAAGAATGCAAACAAATACTAACTTAATGGATGAAATGAAAAAGATCCGCAGAGTTTCTAAGCCTGATTTAGTTGTATTTGTAGGTGATGCATTAACTGGTAATGATGCAACAGAACAAGCAAGAAAATTCAATGAAGCTATTGATATAGATGGTGTCATACTTACTAAAGCAGATGCTGACTCAAAAGGTGGTGCTGCACTTTCTGTTGGTTATATAATCAAAAAACCAATTTTATTCTTAGGTATGGGGCAATCTTTTGATGATATCAAGGAATATGATGCTGACTGGATGTTAGAACAAATATTTTCATAA
- a CDS encoding sodium-dependent transporter — MASSKRSEWNNNVAFVMAMIGSAIGLGNIWRFPNVLYSNGGGSFMIPYIVSLFLLGISFVLVEYAVGYRFKSSLSKSLYTVKSKLEPVAWFISFIVFLITTYYICVVAWDLIYVFLSFTKAWGSNPDLFFSNNVLQASDSLSGIFTIVPWVFISVLSIWLVSWFIVQRDLNEGIGKVSQILLPILCLIVVVIVVFSLSLPGASIGYTQIFTPDWSALANLNVWLAAFGQIIFSLSLGMSIALTYASYLPEGAKLTDNALIVAFSNSGFEVFNSIGIFSILGFMTLSTGIPFNELVTEGTGLAFVVFPKVFNIMGPWATVIAPLFFLCILFAGITSVMALLEVVSYSISEKFDFSRRKSATIVCISGFCISCLFTTSSGSMLLGIFDGFLNNFALLFGVLLECIIFGWIYKFDNLIDTLNEYSTIKMGKLWKTVIKYILPFCIFGLWAQGVYSTLLTSDFISQMVMLCLTVILIIVPVIFTKLPAKNEEFYKPLEDN, encoded by the coding sequence ATGGCATCTAGTAAAAGATCTGAGTGGAATAATAATGTTGCTTTTGTAATGGCAATGATAGGTTCTGCTATTGGTTTAGGTAATATTTGGCGATTTCCAAATGTTCTCTATTCAAATGGTGGAGGATCATTTATGATTCCTTATATTGTATCTTTGTTTCTTTTAGGAATCTCATTTGTTCTTGTAGAATATGCAGTAGGTTACAGATTCAAATCTTCATTATCTAAGTCTTTATACACTGTTAAATCTAAATTAGAACCTGTAGCTTGGTTTATATCCTTTATTGTATTTTTAATAACAACTTATTATATCTGTGTGGTAGCTTGGGATTTGATCTATGTCTTTTTAAGCTTTACTAAAGCATGGGGTTCAAACCCTGATTTATTTTTTTCAAATAATGTTTTGCAGGCATCTGATTCTCTTTCAGGTATTTTTACTATTGTTCCATGGGTTTTCATATCTGTATTATCTATTTGGTTGGTTTCTTGGTTTATTGTACAAAGGGATTTAAATGAAGGTATTGGTAAAGTTAGTCAGATATTATTGCCTATTCTTTGCTTGATCGTTGTAGTTATTGTTGTATTTTCACTAAGTTTGCCTGGTGCTTCAATAGGTTACACTCAAATATTCACTCCCGATTGGTCTGCATTAGCTAATTTAAATGTTTGGCTTGCTGCTTTTGGTCAAATAATATTTTCGCTTAGTTTAGGTATGTCTATTGCTCTTACCTATGCAAGCTATCTTCCAGAAGGTGCTAAATTAACTGATAATGCTTTAATTGTTGCATTTTCAAATTCTGGATTTGAAGTGTTTAATTCTATTGGAATCTTTTCTATTTTGGGATTTATGACTTTAAGTACAGGTATTCCATTTAATGAATTGGTAACTGAGGGAACTGGTTTAGCGTTTGTGGTTTTCCCTAAAGTATTTAATATTATGGGGCCTTGGGCTACAGTTATTGCTCCATTGTTCTTCTTATGTATTTTATTTGCAGGTATAACATCTGTAATGGCATTATTGGAAGTGGTATCTTATTCAATATCTGAAAAATTTGATTTTTCAAGAAGAAAATCAGCAACTATTGTATGTATTAGTGGATTCTGTATATCTTGCTTGTTTACAACTTCATCAGGAAGTATGCTTTTAGGGATCTTTGACGGATTCTTAAATAACTTTGCATTATTGTTTGGGGTCTTACTTGAATGTATTATTTTCGGCTGGATTTATAAATTTGATAATCTTATTGATACATTAAATGAATATTCCACCATTAAAATGGGCAAATTGTGGAAAACTGTAATTAAATATATTTTGCCTTTTTGTATCTTTGGTTTATGGGCTCAAGGAGTTTATAGCACTCTTTTAACTAGTGATTTTATAAGTCAGATGGTTATGCTTTGTTTAACTGTCATCCTTATTATTGTCCCAGTCATATTTACTAAATTACCAGCTAAAAACGAAGAGTTTTATAAGCCACTTGAAGATAATTAA
- a CDS encoding Na+/H+ antiporter NhaC family protein yields the protein MEMNNNLKIGLIAASSVIALFVLSLLIVNAPAGDDNAVRFGILTLLPPLVAITLAFITKETILSLFIGVFVGEFMVSVNDLNIISSAINAFLAMGTQIISCMADPWNAGIILQCLLIGGVIQLVTKMGGAKALADEFAKRADTPRKAQIFTEFLGLCIFFDDYANSLIVGPIMRPVMDKLKVSREKLAFVVDATAAPVAGIAIISTWIGLEISLITQGFKSIGMEVSGFGIFLQTIPFRFYNILILIFIVLSAVTLYEFGPMKKVEQKARQRKESEPVKSLESTSFDDVKPVEGIKLSIWNAIIPIATLIIGALIAFYWSGYTTILGGEDQALITLMKTSPLSFNGILEALSASDASVALFQAALLASIVGILMAVLQRIMTIEEAISEWIGGMKTIVITGVILLLAWSLGGVIGDLGTADYLVGVLKGAIPIFILPTLIFILGALISFATGTSYGTMSILMPLTIPLAWAVNPEMGFVIVCTSGVLTGAIFGDHCSPISDTTILSSMGTSCNHIAHVQTQIYYAIFVAAIAIVFGYIPAGFGIPWYFSIPVAIVVMYIGLMLLGEKVDFEEVEEAEETA from the coding sequence ATGGAAATGAATAATAATTTAAAAATAGGATTAATTGCAGCTAGTTCTGTAATAGCTCTCTTTGTATTATCCTTGCTAATTGTTAATGCGCCAGCTGGAGACGATAATGCAGTTCGTTTCGGAATTTTAACTCTCCTACCTCCTCTTGTTGCTATTACCTTAGCATTTATAACAAAAGAAACTATATTGTCTTTGTTTATTGGGGTGTTTGTTGGAGAGTTTATGGTTTCTGTTAACGATTTAAATATTATCAGCTCTGCTATTAATGCATTTTTAGCAATGGGTACTCAAATTATTTCTTGTATGGCTGACCCATGGAATGCAGGTATTATCCTTCAATGTTTACTTATTGGTGGGGTAATTCAATTAGTAACTAAAATGGGTGGAGCAAAAGCATTAGCGGATGAATTTGCTAAACGGGCTGATACTCCAAGAAAAGCCCAAATTTTTACAGAATTTTTAGGATTATGTATATTTTTTGACGATTATGCTAACTCTTTAATTGTAGGTCCTATTATGAGACCTGTTATGGACAAACTTAAAGTATCTAGAGAAAAATTAGCATTTGTAGTAGATGCAACTGCAGCTCCTGTTGCAGGTATTGCTATTATTTCCACTTGGATTGGTTTAGAAATCAGTTTAATTACTCAAGGTTTCAAATCTATTGGAATGGAAGTAAGTGGATTCGGTATATTTTTACAAACTATTCCATTTAGATTCTACAACATTTTAATTTTAATTTTCATTGTTCTTTCTGCAGTTACTTTATATGAATTCGGACCAATGAAAAAAGTAGAACAAAAAGCTCGCCAAAGAAAAGAATCTGAACCGGTTAAATCCCTTGAATCAACTAGTTTTGATGATGTTAAACCAGTTGAAGGTATTAAACTTTCCATTTGGAATGCGATTATCCCTATCGCTACTTTAATTATTGGTGCACTTATTGCATTCTACTGGAGTGGATACACCACTATCTTAGGTGGAGAAGACCAAGCTCTCATTACATTAATGAAAACATCTCCTTTATCATTTAATGGTATCTTAGAGGCATTATCCGCTTCTGATGCATCTGTTGCATTGTTCCAAGCTGCATTACTTGCTTCTATTGTAGGTATCCTTATGGCGGTACTTCAAAGAATCATGACTATTGAAGAAGCAATAAGTGAATGGATTGGCGGTATGAAAACTATCGTTATCACTGGTGTAATCTTATTACTCGCTTGGTCATTAGGTGGAGTTATCGGTGATTTAGGTACTGCTGATTACTTGGTAGGTGTTTTAAAAGGTGCGATTCCTATATTTATTTTACCAACTTTAATCTTCATTTTAGGTGCTTTAATTTCCTTTGCAACAGGTACTTCTTATGGTACTATGAGTATTTTAATGCCATTAACTATACCTCTTGCTTGGGCTGTAAACCCTGAAATGGGCTTTGTAATCGTATGTACCAGTGGTGTATTAACTGGTGCTATTTTCGGTGACCACTGTTCACCTATTTCAGATACTACCATCTTATCCTCGATGGGTACAAGTTGTAACCATATTGCCCATGTACAGACTCAGATATACTATGCTATATTCGTTGCAGCTATTGCTATTGTATTTGGTTACATCCCAGCTGGATTCGGTATTCCATGGTACTTTTCAATTCCTGTAGCAATTGTAGTAATGTACATTGGATTAATGTTACTTGGTGAAAAAGTAGATTTTGAAGAAGTCGAAGAAGCTGAAGAAACTGCTTAA
- a CDS encoding SLC5/6 family protein produces the protein MGDKIIENRWGNSTGFLIAMIGAIIGLSGIWKFSYLMYENGGGTFLIPYILAIVILAIPILALEFGIGFKFKSSLPKIFYNIKSEFEIVAWFIVFLIFIVLIYYTCIMSWDLIYVILSLFKGWGNNPSVFFTTTLLHSTSNPYGLTYLVVPIGIALIFIWGLIYLFSRKEINKGILTISKISLALSFILLVGILIFTLQLPGSRTGIMALFNPNWSALLDLNVWLDAFSQLVFSYGLGYAIASTYSSYLPEKAKLIDNAWIIVLVSLIFEVLVSVLLFAIMGYMALGRNIPITSLVSDGFSLIFVVFPNVFNIMDPWVYMVAPAFFLLLFLGSLSTILALIEPLSNSISEKFGWSRNKAVRQLVLVGLFTSFIFATGMGEYLLRITDSFISQFAIILGVLLEIIVLGWVFDIEELPQILNENSYIKVDKSWIIDIKFVIPTILSIIWILGVYNLILVGDRQSLFIQSIIASIFVLIPLALTVIPYDGDYSIDLSSKGKNGVNYFKEKEYIDKTIDDYEDESEGNNLLFDKNGSFVNPYKSLRNRFRKSDNKDSDEKLDNFEEDNSSKSRILNRFERSKSKSKSKSDKNVLRNVDLSSEEFDSPYDEDFDDENKKDNYGDGEDYSDYDDLASKSREQSLNNNKKKSKSLFDKINMFNRDKNKNKNNNNLDNLNDNLNNDVNDYDMDFDDEFDGLDYISPIKNEGSIGIQKSSKKPNHTFKSSKDAAIFDKLEDYVENSKSKSKSKSNSKSNSKSNSKSNSKSNSKSNSKPNSKFKSNNKYSSKKPKNEEQVEEMEFGDFSDDFFDDGVFGDEGYESLLDDYVEKPKSSKSSKSDYISSNKPKSLKKQSDDEDKYYDYEGKGADSIFNLDD, from the coding sequence ATGGGTGATAAAATTATTGAAAATAGATGGGGCAATTCAACTGGTTTTTTAATAGCTATGATTGGAGCTATTATTGGATTGTCTGGAATTTGGAAATTTTCTTATCTTATGTATGAAAATGGTGGCGGAACCTTTCTCATACCTTATATTTTAGCTATTGTAATCTTGGCTATTCCTATTTTAGCATTAGAATTTGGAATAGGCTTTAAATTTAAATCAAGTCTGCCTAAAATATTTTATAATATTAAATCAGAGTTTGAAATAGTGGCATGGTTTATAGTATTTTTAATTTTTATAGTCTTAATTTATTATACTTGCATAATGTCTTGGGACCTTATCTATGTTATACTTAGTTTATTTAAAGGATGGGGTAATAATCCCAGTGTTTTCTTTACAACCACATTGTTACATAGCACTTCCAATCCATATGGTTTAACATACCTTGTAGTTCCTATTGGAATTGCTTTGATATTTATATGGGGATTGATTTATTTATTCTCCCGTAAAGAAATCAACAAAGGAATATTAACAATAAGCAAGATATCTTTAGCACTATCTTTTATACTATTGGTCGGTATTTTAATCTTTACACTTCAACTACCCGGATCTCGTACTGGAATAATGGCATTGTTTAATCCAAACTGGTCAGCTTTATTAGATTTAAATGTTTGGCTAGATGCATTTAGCCAATTAGTATTTTCATATGGTTTAGGTTATGCTATTGCAAGTACATACTCATCTTACCTTCCAGAAAAAGCGAAATTAATTGATAATGCATGGATTATTGTTTTAGTAAGCTTGATTTTTGAAGTATTAGTTTCAGTTCTTTTATTTGCTATTATGGGTTATATGGCATTAGGTAGAAATATCCCTATTACAAGTTTAGTTAGTGATGGATTTTCATTGATATTTGTTGTTTTCCCTAATGTATTTAATATAATGGATCCATGGGTTTATATGGTAGCTCCTGCATTTTTCTTACTTCTATTTCTTGGTAGCTTAAGTACTATTTTAGCTTTAATAGAACCTTTATCTAATTCTATCTCTGAAAAATTTGGATGGTCTAGAAATAAAGCTGTTAGGCAACTTGTTTTAGTAGGCCTATTCACATCATTTATATTTGCAACAGGTATGGGAGAGTACCTTTTAAGAATTACAGATTCATTCATTAGTCAATTTGCAATTATTTTAGGAGTCTTATTAGAAATAATTGTTTTAGGATGGGTCTTTGATATTGAAGAGCTTCCTCAGATTTTAAATGAAAATTCTTATATTAAAGTAGATAAATCTTGGATAATTGATATTAAATTCGTGATTCCAACTATATTATCTATTATTTGGATTTTAGGAGTTTATAATTTAATTCTTGTTGGAGACAGGCAAAGTTTATTTATTCAATCCATTATAGCTTCTATATTTGTTCTTATTCCTTTAGCTTTAACTGTAATTCCATATGATGGAGATTATTCGATTGATCTATCAAGTAAGGGTAAAAATGGGGTTAACTACTTTAAAGAAAAAGAATATATTGATAAGACTATTGATGATTATGAAGATGAATCTGAAGGGAATAATCTTTTATTTGATAAAAATGGATCTTTTGTCAATCCATATAAATCATTAAGGAATAGATTTAGAAAATCTGATAATAAAGATTCAGATGAAAAACTTGATAACTTTGAAGAGGATAACAGTTCTAAATCTAGAATATTAAACAGATTTGAAAGGTCCAAATCTAAATCTAAATCTAAATCTGATAAGAATGTTTTAAGAAATGTGGATTTATCTTCTGAAGAATTTGACTCTCCTTATGATGAAGATTTTGATGATGAAAATAAAAAGGATAATTATGGTGATGGTGAAGATTATTCTGATTATGATGATTTAGCTTCCAAATCTAGAGAACAATCTCTAAATAACAATAAAAAGAAATCAAAATCATTATTTGATAAAATAAACATGTTTAATAGAGATAAAAATAAAAATAAAAATAATAATAATCTAGATAATCTAAATGATAATCTAAATAATGATGTTAATGATTATGATATGGATTTCGATGATGAATTTGATGGTTTGGATTATATTTCCCCTATAAAAAATGAAGGATCTATCGGTATTCAAAAAAGTTCTAAAAAACCAAATCATACCTTCAAAAGCTCTAAGGATGCAGCTATTTTTGATAAATTGGAGGATTATGTTGAAAATTCTAAATCTAAATCAAAATCCAAATCCAATTCTAAATCTAACTCTAAATCCAATTCTAAATCTAATTCTAAATCCAATTCTAAATCCAATTCTAAACCTAACTCTAAATTTAAATCTAATAATAAATATAGTTCCAAAAAACCTAAAAATGAAGAGCAAGTTGAAGAAATGGAATTTGGAGATTTTAGTGATGATTTCTTTGATGATGGAGTATTTGGTGATGAAGGGTATGAATCTCTTTTAGATGATTATGTTGAAAAACCAAAATCTTCTAAATCTTCTAAATCCGATTACATCTCTTCAAATAAACCTAAATCTCTTAAAAAACAATCAGATGATGAAGATAAATATTATGATTATGAAGGAAAAGGAGCAGATTCTATTTTCAATTTAGATGATTGA
- the rpl18a gene encoding 50S ribosomal protein L18Ae: protein MITKIFRIKGSFVMGSETQVFTKELKAIKEEDIYEKLYSIFGSKHGIKRNQINIDSIEEIAEDEVEDPIVKAIL, encoded by the coding sequence ATGATAACAAAAATTTTTAGAATTAAAGGTAGCTTTGTAATGGGTAGTGAAACACAAGTTTTTACTAAAGAGCTTAAAGCTATCAAAGAAGAAGATATTTATGAAAAACTTTATTCCATCTTTGGAAGTAAACATGGAATAAAAAGAAATCAAATTAATATTGACTCTATTGAAGAAATTGCTGAGGATGAAGTAGAAGATCCTATTGTTAAAGCAATTCTTTAG
- a CDS encoding 50S ribosomal protein L31e — translation MAEELERTYVIPLRKVKNVKRTIRAPRAIREVQSFLMKHMKAEEVKLDASINEFIWERGIQKIPSKVKVNAVKDEEGIVKATLAEN, via the coding sequence ATGGCAGAAGAATTAGAAAGAACTTATGTTATTCCACTTAGAAAAGTTAAAAATGTAAAAAGAACTATCAGAGCTCCTAGAGCTATCAGAGAAGTTCAAAGCTTTTTAATGAAACATATGAAAGCAGAAGAAGTTAAACTTGATGCTTCTATTAATGAATTTATTTGGGAAAGAGGAATTCAAAAAATTCCCTCTAAAGTAAAAGTAAATGCTGTAAAAGATGAGGAAGGTATTGTTAAAGCAACTTTAGCAGAAAACTAA